The genomic stretch GTTGCCACCCAGCAAGTAAAACAGTTGCTCCAGGGGTTTTTGGGGAAAGGCGGGATGTGCCCTTGCGCCAGCCACCTTTGCCCTGCTCATCCCCAGCTTAGCCTGCCTCGACCAGACGCTGCACTCGCCCCAGCTGCATCCTAAACCCAGACTTGGCTCTTGAGCCTGATGCCCTCAGGCTCGGGGGCAGACTGCGTCCTGTGCCCTTTATCCTGCAGATGCCACCTGTTCAGGGTGCTGGTGCTGGGGCCGGGCTGCCGGGGTGGGGGTCCTGGCCCAGGTGACAGGCTGCGGCCTCTGTGAGGCAGAGAGGCTTTCCGCACCCACCTCACTGGTCGCTGTGAAGATGAACGGGAGTTTGTGTCTAGGAAGGGGCTGGAAGGAGGCCCGGGGCAGGGTAAGGCTTGTGTGAGCGTGTCTGTATGAAGGCAAGTGGAGTGGGCGTTGTTTACTGGGAAAGACGTACTCTCACTGCTGCAGCTTTAGCTCCAGCACAGGCTGTGCCCCCGTCTTGGACCCCCATCCCCAGCCGGTGTTCTGTGTTTGCTGGTGCAGTAAagagacccagaaggaagccttcCTGCTTCTTTAATCAGTGTAACAGACAATGACACTATACAGAGCACACTGAGGCCCGAAGGTGCAGGGGTAGCAAGGGCGGATGGTGCGAGTCAGGACGCTGCTCACACGTGGCCCAGACAGAGACAGGAGGGGCTGAGACGTGACGACAGCGACGGGGCGGGCAGGCGGGCAGCTCAGACGGAGCTGGGAAACTTGGGCGTGGGGTCTCTGCTGAATCCCTCtttagaaatcaaagagaaggcAGGTGCTTGGATGTGGGGTGGTGGGCTGAGGCTCAGTCTTGGGGCTGGGGTTGGGAGTGGGACTAAGGCTTCTCCTCCaacaggcctggggtgggggtggcagtcAGCAAGGCCTGCCTCACCCTTTGGTTACGACTGGTCAGGCCTGAGCCCTGCGGCTCAGCACCCAACACTGTAaacatttttggtatttttaaaggaCTCTGCCCTCCCTCTCTTAGTTTCTGAAAAATTGGTGCTTCCCTAAGAAGAGAATGTGCCAAAAGGAAATCTTAAGGGAGGCAGGAAGCAGACCTGGATATAGAAGAGAGACGTCAGTGGGGAGGGTGGGCTGCCCATCTCACCATCTATGGCTGAGAGCCACTGGGAGAGGCCCAGGGGACTATTGCTGTTGTCCTTGGCATGGCTGGCAGCTGGGCAGGCGGGCGGGGAGCGCGGAGCTCGGGGCAACTGCCGGCTGGGAGAGGCCGAGCCCACTGCCCTCGCGGCCTCCCCTGGGCCAGGAGGCCTCCCGGCCTTTATTGCAGGCGGGCCCGAGACTCTTCCAGGTGCTTCTCCAGATGGCTGGTCCCCGAGGCGGTAGGCAAGATGGGGCGAGGTGGGACCGACAGAGAAGGAGGCACTGGCCGCAGGGGCCCCTCGCCGGGCTGTGATTGTCGGGCCGAGCGGTTTCCCGCCGGGGGCACGGGGGTCAGGTATTGTACTTCCATGGCAACACTTACATTAAAACTTGGTCCATAAAATAATCGTTGCTTTATACATAACGcctggaacaaaaacaaaaagctacaTCTTAAATATGAACAAACCCTGAAGGTCCTAACCCTCCAGAAGTTTTTCTCTGCACAAAATAAATAGCTTTCACTCTGTGTAGACCCACTTTCGCGGAACATTTACATGACCCTTTGGCTGTACATATCTACACACGGGAGAATGTCAGCATCCATCCGTGGGCCTCCCCGCCCCAGCCCATGAGGCTGAGGCTGTATCCAGGTCAGCAGCAGCTTCTCAGAGTCGGGGCCTGGCCAGGCTCCCCCACCTTACGGAGAAGGTGGAGGGAAGCCGCAGAAGGGCCGCCTGGGGCCGAGCGCCACggctggggaggaagggctgATGCTCGGCCCCGGGCCTGCAGGACAGCGCGGTCCTTACCAGGTGGGGAATGGCGTCGTGGCTGCCTGCCCTTAAGCTAACGAAGCAAGTTGTGGCTTCTTAGATTCGGCATCAAAACGGAATTGGCATTAAAAAAACCTAAGTGTGTGCCCCACTCACCCCAGAGTAGAAATTCAGTGGAATTAATGGGGGTCAGGTGAGGCGGGGACCCCACGCCCAGCTGCGTGGGCGGGGGGCCAGGGCCCCGGGACCCAGAACCAGGCTGGACTCTGTCACAGTGCTGGGTGTTCTCACGTGGAGGGGCTGCGCTTGGTACTGAAAGAGTTAAGAAAAGGAAGCAGCCAAGGATTGCTCGTTTAAAAAAACCTCATAGAAATCAGATTGGAGAAGTAGAAAGGTGTAGAAACGCAGGAGAGCAAGGCCGTGGCCTTGACCGACGGCAGGCGAGGTGTGGAAGAGGAGGCTGGTCCGGCCGGGCCCAGGAGCCCAAGGCGTGGCTTCCGGGGAGCCGGCTCTGGGCCTCAGCAGCCTCACCGCTGCACTGGGTTCCAGGTGGGGTAGGTGGACAGGTAGCGGGGGTCGGAGGCTGCCACAGCGCTGGCAGGCCAGGCAGAGCTGCAGAAATGAAGATATGGCCTTTCTCTCCTGCTTGCACAAGCGTTTGCCGCCCTGGAGCCTTCTGTGTGGCAGCAGGTCCCAGACGGGCGAAGGTTGGCTTTTCATGCATGTCTGTAGCCACAGGAGATGGGAATGGATCTCCACTCTCAAAAATCAGTGCAAAACCAGTGAGGTTGAACAGTTGAGTAACTCGAGTTAACAAGAAGCAGGCTGTCCCCCGCTGGAGCTGCGACCGAGTGGGAGGGGACCTGGGTGTCAGGGAGAGCTAGTGGATGGGAGGTGGCGGGCTGGGCCCGGGCCCAGGCCTGGCGTCGGGATGCTGGGAGGTCAATGCAGGACGAGTGTCTAGGAGTGTCTTCCGGGCCAGTCCGCGTGGGGAGTCCTGGTCCCTCTGTCATCCTGGGACAGGTCTTCCTGCAAGCTGGAACCCCTCAGATCCTAGGacatgaggcagggctgggagggctgTGTGGCACGGCCTATGTCCTCCGCCAGGCCCTGGGACAAGCTTGTCTCCAGCCGACACTGTGTGCCCATCAGGCCTCCTGCCGGGGCCGGCCGCCCTGGCCTAGCACCATGGAGACCACAGCGCCTCACCCACGGGGTCCTACTTGGGGCCCGCGGCAGCCCCGGGCTCTGGCCGGCCGGCCATGGTGCGGCCCCAGCAGCCTGCCGCTACGCTCATGCTGCGCTGGCCCCGCTGCTCGCCATCTGCCTGGCTCTGCGTCCGATCGTGCCGGTGGCCGGGCCCGCTGGGCTGGGCTGAAATGGTGCGGAGCAGGTGGTTTCGGGAGCGCAGGAAGTCGCCCTGGCCGGGCAGGCCGAAGCTGCCCTTCCGCAGCGCCATGCGGGTGGCGGCGTTGCGGGCCGGCCGCGCCCGGTGGTTGTACTTGAGCTGGGCCAGGTGAGCCGCGTAGCCGTCCGTGATGAACTgcggggcagggcggggagggagggggcggtcACGGCCGGGGCTCCAGGGCtgcccgcccggccccgcccggccccgcccggccccgcccggccTGCCCGGCCCTCTCACCTGGCACTGCTGCTGCAGCTTCTTGGTGGGCCGGCCCACAATGTAGATCTGCATGGGGGACAGGCTAATGGAGCTGTAGACCGCCACGTCCTTGGTGGAGCCGTAGGCCGCGTGCACGCGCAGGTGCAGCTGTGGGGGAGACTGGCGTGGGCACAGGCAcggccctcccacccccgccgcgcccccagccccgccccgcggccctgccccctcccaccggGGACCCACCTCAGAGATAAGCAGCTTCAGGAAGTTGGCCTTGTGCCGCAGCGGGTCGTGCACCAGACCATCGCAGAAGGACACCACGCCATGGGGGAAGTTGTGTTGGGCCAGCCACGCCACCACCCGCTGCTTCTGCATGTCAGGCCGGCCCGTCACATAGATGATGAGGTAGCCCAGGTCCTGCCAGTGCCTGGGGGGGAGCGGGGAGGCCTGGGTGTCCCTCTGCCGCCCCGGCCTCTCTCCTGGGCCACCCGTCGTCCAGCCCCGCCACTTTCTACTTGGGCCATCGGAGAGCGCGTCTCTGATTGGGCTCAGCAGAAGGAGCAGCCACTGTGAGGACAGCCAGCCAGGCCGCCAGGTCCCCGTGGGTGCCCTCTGCAGCAGTGGTCACCGGCCTCCTCAGGAGCCTCGCTGCTCGGGTGAGGAGCGGGGGCATCCGCATCAAGGGGTCATACCGTGAGTTCATGGCAGTGCTGACTCCGTGGGCCTCTGCCAAGTGTCCCAAAGCCATCCCCAGCTTGGCCTCCAGGAGCTTCCTGCCCCCACACCCGCCCAGCGTGCCCTTCGGGGTCACTCACCGCACCACGTCCACGGCCCCGGCCCGCACTTTGGGGTCGCTGCCCATGATGGACACACTGGCAGCAAAGGAGCCGTCGATACTGAAGACCACGAACTCCGTGCCCTTGGGCAGCACGGTGATGTAGCTGTCCGCAAACGTGTGGTCTCCCCTGGGAAGGCGAGTGTGTTAGAACCCACcagacctcctccttcccaccccagaGGTGGCTGGCCTGGCCCGCTCCCTCCCCGGAGGCGCTCACCTGACCACCATCTTGATGGGGTAGACGCCCACACCCAGGCGGTGGGACTCAGGGATGGTGTAGGACACCCGCCCGCTGCTGTTGGTCACCAGAGTGTCCAGGTACAGCCACTCGCCCGAGGGCGGCTGCGTCATGATGTGCACGTCCACCTGGGAGCCAGGCAGGCTGGTCAGGAAGGGGCGGGCCCCTGGCCTCCGGAGCCTGCACTCCCCAGCCAGTGGGGGGCCAGGCAGGGGCTTCTGCAACCTCCCGGGGTCCTCACCTTCTCCCCCGTCAGAGTGACCATGTCCAGGGGCCCGTACATGAACCGGCCCGTGAGAACCTGCGGGCCATCCTCGTTGGCGACTGCGTCATTGATCCGGTGGTTGGCGGTcacgttctggggacaggaggagcgaGGCgggtcaggggaggggagggaaggacggCTAGGATCTCCTGGGCCTGGTGGGTGAGCACAGGCTTGAGGTCGGAAGGCCTAGGCTCAAGTTCAGCTCAGCCACATGACCTACCCGGCCTTGGTGCCCCGCGCAATCTAGAGAAGGGGAACTAGCTCCAACCCCACAGCCTGAGGGTTGAGTAAGACAGCATGCGTCTCTGTGACTCGGTCTCCTCGGCTGTGGTAGGGTATCTTGTGAGGGCTCAGCAGGACAGTGGCTGTGGGGCCCCCTCACCCGCAGTTTCACATGGGTCCTCTTGCGCTGCCACTTCTCTCTTGGCTTGGACGGGGTGAACACCGAAACCTCCTTGCCGTCCAGCTCCAAGATGCTCGAATTGTCGTGCCTCATGACCTGCGAGGGCAAGAAGTGGGCCACGGGCCATCTCAAGCCGGGGGCTGCTTGTTCTAGGAAGGGGAAGCCAGCGGCCCTCGGAGCCAGAAACGGGAGCCTGTGAGGGGTCGGGGGACACTCTTCAACCCACTGTGGTCCCCCCAAAGTCACATGTCTCGTGAATGTGCGCATTTGCCCCCAACTGCAAGGGGTCCCCCATGCTGCTCCCTCTGGGAACCCCCACTGCCCTCCTCGTCTACGAAAGGGGCCCTGTCAGCAGTGTCATCACTTGGTCCCTGTGTGGGGCCTGGGGGCAGCGGGCGGTGGGCCTCTGGGTACCTGTCTCAGCAGGAAGGAGACCACGTCCGTTGACTCCCAGTAGCTGGCGTGGAAGAGGTGCGGCAGAGCCACCGTGGGGAAGGCTGTGAGCGCGTCAGGGCAGTACAGGGCGTAGTCGATCCGCTTCTGGCCCCACCACTTTGCTGCAACtgccggggtgggtgggggggcttgACCAGCTGCCCCTCGGAGGGCACCAGGCccctcaggctctgctcagcccaAAGGCTAGACCCTCCTCTGACCAGGGGACAGGGGCTGCAGCCAAAGCAGGCCTCCTCCCTGGCCAGGTGacaggagggagcagggaaggcccaggaccccaggagagCGAGCAAGCAGCAAGCAGGCCTGGGGATGAGGGTGGGGAGGCTCCGTGGAGAGCATGcaggccatgaggaaggagggtgTGGAGTTAGGGAGAGGGCACGATCCCTGTTGGaaggtctccctgcttctgtggCAGATCCTGATCCCCTGCCCTGAGCCCCGTCACATCCTCTCCAGACCTCTCCTGCCCCCCATCTGCCCTGCAGGCCTCAGGCTGGTGACAAGTTATGTTGGGGTGAACCCCAGGTCAAGGCCTGATGTCCCCTCAGCACCTGCAGGCCAAGTGTCAAGGCCTGGGTGCAAATCCAGGCTCCCACTCCGGGCTGGGAAACCACCCTAGCTCCAGGTAAGGGTTCAAAAGTGCCTTTCTGGGGCgcccgggtagctcagtgggttaagcctctgcctttggttcaggtcatgatcccagggtcctgggattgagccccgcatcaggctctctgctcagtggggagtctgcttccccctctctctctgcccacctgtgatctctctctctgtcagataaataaataaataatcttaaaaaaaaaaaagtgcatttctGATGGCCACACGCGGGAGCTGCTCTGTGAGTGATGTCTGATGGGGGCCAGGGCTCTCCCCGCTTCTGCTCGAGGCCTGCTTGCACAATCCCGTGGTCCTCAACCTCCAGCCAACTCCACCCTGtccactgcccccaccccgggTCTGCACCCTCCCAGCCCGAGCCTCTAGTTCCTGGTTAGGCTTCAGCGGGCAGGGCCTGATGGTGAGATGTGCCTGGCAACGGTGAGGGACCCTCGTTAGGGGAGGACAGCGTGTGTGGACGGAGGCCGTGTGACGCCCGGTACCTTCTCTGGTGTCCAAGTCAGGGAGGCAGGGCGCCCGCTCCAGGCTAGGGCTTGCCTGCCCGGCCTGTAGGGGGGGCCCTGGGgtagtggggggtgggtggggcaagGCGAGCTGCGACAGGCGCCGGACGCTGGGGGTATGGCTGAGCGACACTGGGGCCTCTGAGAAGCAAAACAACGGGGCGGGGTCAGCCGTGCTGGGACCACCTGCGTGCCACCACAGGCCAGGAAGGGCGCTGGGGAGAGGGCCAGGCGCCCCGGCCTTCCCCACGGAAGGATACTCATGCCGGCCTCAGCTCAGGTGCAGCCAGAGGCAGCCGGTCACGTGGTCTGGGAGGACGGAGGGGGCAGCTGGCCCTGGGCCCCGGCAAGGGGCTGACCTGGGCTCCGCTTGTAGCTGCTGAGAAGCTTCAGAGAAGCCAAGCAGCGAAGGAGGCCACGCTGAGGTCTTGCCTCCTTGGCTCCCCTCAGCTGCTCTCTGGCTCGTCGGGGTCGGGCTGCTTGTCCAGAAACAGCCCACGGCTTCCTCCTCAGGGAGAATGTCCCCActccccccgcccaccccgaGCCGGGGCTAGGACCCCTCCTCCCAGGCCCATCGCCTCCTGCCTGGACTTGGCCCTGCTGGGCCACCCCTTCGAACACTCCCTCCGTCCAGGGTCCTCTCTGGACATTTGGGGCCGTTGTGGGTGTCGAGGAGACCCCGGTCACTAGCCACCTCTTGCCAGTAATGCCTTCCCCAGCTGTCTCTAGACACCACCAACCACCCTGGGGGCTggtggggccgggggaggggcagaggggtagTGCATAGACCCCCTTGCTATGACAGACGGGAGGGTGCAGGGAGGGCAGGCCACCGCAGCACTCACTCTGGGCAATGCTGGACGCTGTGTAGCTCTCGGCCATGCCCGACACCTGGCTGGCAATGCTGATCTCACTGGCTCGGCGGAAACCTCGGGGGGCGGGTGCTGCGCCTGGCGAGGAGGGGGCCGCGTGCTCTTGAAAGACTGTGTTGTGGGTCTGGAGTGCGTCTGCTGCAGGTGGACAGGAACCGGAGACCTGGGTAAGAGcgggcccccagcccagccccccggCCCCCTGAGCAGCAGGAGGTAGGGCCCAGCGTGCCCCGGGCAGGGTGGGCTGGAGCATGGCCAACCCCTCCACCTGCAGGCGAGCGGTGGCATCGGAGCACAGCTGGCAGTGAGTGGAGGACCAAGCATGCCCGGGGCCTGCCTGCTTAGGGCCGAGAGGGCAGGGCACAGAGCTgaggtgggagagaagggagggctggggcagggacggACAGAGAGACCGACACAGACacagtaggcagggaggcaaggCGGCTAGGCTCACGCCCCCCCTGGCCACCCATCTGACCCAGCACACAGCTCCTGATCTCCTAGCCCTCCCAGCCTCTTGGGCTCCGCCTAGCAGGCCTGACCTGCAGGGTGCTGTAGCTGGGTTTGGGGTGCTAACAGGAGGGCCTGAAGCGTTCTCTGGGGGATGCTAAGAGCGAGGCAAGCCCCTCCCTGCCTGTCCCTCACACGGGCCATACTGAACCAGCCTCAAATGGGTGTCTGGGGACAAAGCGGGTGCCGAGGGTGCGACTGGgccagggcagagcagggagagtgggggttCGGCTCCAGGACCCCGTGCAGGTGGGTACATGAGGGGCCTGGACCCCCTCAGGCAGGGAAGGAGTGGGACTCTGGATGACCCCTCACCGGGACCGGAAGCTTCTCTAGCAGAGCAGGTGGGATGAGGGTTGGGGCCTCACCCTCTCTCCTAGCTGTCCCCTCCAGCCTCACAAATGGGAGACGGAGCCTTTGGACTCACACCCGTGCTAGGTGACCCCAGGACAGCCGCTCTGCCCTCTGAGCTCCCGGGCTCTCGGTGCACAGAGAGGAGGTGCGGAAGGCCCGATCCCTAGGACTTGTCCTGTCTGGTCTCCATGGGACAACACTGTCCCACAGACTCCAAGTGGCCAAGGAGGGCATGGGAAGTCCCTGAGGACCAGCGGTCAGCCAGCGAAGCAGACGCCACCACGAACGGGGGTGTTACACACACTCAGCACAGCCCGGGCTCGGACGGGGCCCGTCTTGCCAGGTGAGCGCGGGAACAGGGATACTGGTTTCCAGGAAGCCGTcccctggggggagaggggccagGGGCCCACCCTCCAGGACCAGCTCGGGGTTTCTCTGCACTGTCTCGACTGGAGGCAGACGGGAGAGAACAGAGGACAAGAACAGACACTCGCATGGGCAGTCCAGACACGCTCCTCCGACACGGACACGGGGGGGGTTCCTTGAGGACCAGGACGTGACAGGACTCCAGGACACACTCGAGGACAGGGGGTGTGGATGGGGGCTTCCCGGGAAGGGCCAAGAGTGGGCGATGGGCAGCAGCCCTCACACAAGTTCCCTGCTCTGAACCCCGTCGCCACCCACTGTTGTGATGGGTCCTCACATCAGGGAGGGGATCCTCATCCCTGTCTGTCCCCCACTCCCGCACCTGGGGTGAGGCCCTGACCCCCTTGGCTGATGCATCCTGGACCCACACCAGGTACCCAGCTTCCCAGAGGAGCTCAGTGCAGGCTGCCCCTTCCAGCCCGGCCGGGGCCCCAGGCCACCCCCCAACCCTgcgccccaccccagggcctctcACCCAGCAGCGTGGAGCAGCCGTCCCCCAGCGGGTAGCGCTGGTAGCGAGGGATGCTGAAAGGGGGCAGGGCGTGGAATCTCCGCTCCAGCAGCGGCTCCAGGCGGGAGGCGGACGGGTCGGCGGGGTGGAAGAGGTTGTAGACTTGCTGGCAGGCTGGCCGCAGCTGGAAGActaggggcgggggcggggggcagggaggggcatggCAGAGCCCTGAGGAGGCCGGGTCTATGGGGCAGGGGGGAGCTCCGAAAGCTCCTCTCTCTGGTTTGGTATATGTTTGTCTATTAACCAAATTTGTTTTAAACCAAGCAGGGTGGGGCCGTAGGCTGTGCGATGGGGCTGCTCTCCGAGGGTGTCACAGTTGCTTGGGGACCGGGGACCCTAAGCGTAAGGAGGAGTAGTAGATGTCTCACCTTTAAAGACATGTGTAGGAACAGGTGCCATACTTCTgaacctcccctcctcccccaagaaCACAAAAATGTGAGTGTCCTTCATTTCAGCCCTGCAAGTTCCACGGTCCCATCTTGGGCCCTGGGTGTCCTCCGTGGTGGGCCGGGCCGGGATTTAGCCAACTAGCGGCTCTCTGCGGACCGCTGACAGCGGTTCTGGTGTCTCGTGATTACAGATGATGTTGCCAGACAGCACTGTCCCTAAGTCTCTGCTTCTGTACAAGCCACCTCTGACTTGCTCTTGGGCAAGTGTCCACACCTCTCTAAGTCTCGGTTTCTTGCTCTGTAACCTGGGGATGTAACATGGGCCCTGCATGGCCCCTGTAAGGACACTGGGGCTCTCTGGGCCACACTGGCTGATCCAGGGGGGGGCAACCTTGCAGGGACTGCTGCTCTGACAGGCTGCTCAGCGACATGTCACACCCCCCTGTCCCTGTGGCCTTGATGAGGGTCTCTGCGGCAGCGTGACCACAGCCCTTCTAGGACTGGGAAGCCAGGCACCTGGGAGGATTTGGGGGTGTCTGGCTTTCATCTCTTCCTTATGGGAAGACTTTGGGCCTGGGAGACTGGGTCTATGTCCGTCTGATTCCAGAGCAGCCCTTCCCTTCTGGACCTCAGCACCCAGAGGTGCTTGGAAGATGAAACGGAAGAACAGGAGCCCAGAGATCGGGGCCACAGTCTGAGCTGCGGGAATAGGAgcaaaggagagcagcaggcccGTGCTGGGGAGGGCAGAAGTGAGGCTGATGCAGGCCTGGGATGTGGCCATGGCCTGTGGTAAGGGTCCATTGAGACCCTCTACCCGGTTCATATACCCCCTGCCTTGTCCTGCCCCTGCAGAGCTCTCACCATCCAGCGCAGGGATGACGGTCTTCCTCAAGGCCAGGACGAGCCCCAGTGGGCACCCGAAGAGGAAAAGGTCTGCAATCTCAAAGTCGAACTTCCCCACAGCCCCTGTGCCATCCAGCATGGTGGAGCTGCTTGAACGGCGGGAGCTGGGCTCGTTCCTCAGCACACTGGCATGGAGGCTGCGGATGGGGGCCTCGTGAGGTCACACCATACCCCTGGCTTGCTCTCAGCCTCCCAAAGGAAGCGCCCCCCCCGGGGGCCATCAGGCCCACACGAGGCTCAGCCCCTGAGCTGTCCTGCAGATGTGGCTGCCCAGTACCTGCTGGGACACCTCTGGTGACAGCCAGTCCCAACCTCTCTTGGGGTGCCACTGCCTTTAGAATAGATGTCCCCGATGGGTTCTGCCCCCCAACTCTGCCCCACCCCGGACCAGCTGTTCCCTTGGGCTCAAGATGGCCCTTGGTGTGTACAAGATCCTAGCGGCACCCAACAGGCCACCTTCTCCTGACCAAAGAGCCGTGGGCCCAGCCCGGGCATCCCACTACCCTCACGTCAGCCCTCGAGGTTTATGTCCCCAATTCTGAGGCATCCCTCTCTCTTGGGGTTCCCCCGTCCCCTGGCCATGGGCCTCAGGGTCGGACCTGGGGGCCCCACTCGCCCCAAGCACCTGGACAGGAAGGCCTGGTGCTGCTGGATGGTGTCCAGCTCGTAGGTGGACGAGTCACTCCTCTTTCGGGGCAGCTGCCTCTTGGGGTCTTCGACACCATTGCTTCGGGGGAGATCGACGTTGCTGCGGCTCAGGTGCCGGCTGCTCTCCAGGCTGCCGCTGCCGCCCTGGGCCGCATTGACCAGGGTGCCGGGGGACAGCAGGTCAGTGTCCTGGAACAGCCCCATGCGGGTTCACTGCCCGGTGGCCACCGACCTGGGCTTGGCTTCGGTCTTCTCCTTCCCGACTCCAAGGCCACTGCCCCCTGCCCAGCTGGCCTCTCACCCACACCAGGGAGGGGAAGCCTTGTCCCCCCAGCCCGCTGGCTGAGCCCCAACAGCCTCCATTCCTGCCTGAACGGGCCGCCTGGGTCTTTGGGACCTCTCAGCGACCTCGCAGCCTTGCACAGCCCCCTGACTCCAGGCCATGTGCTGCTGGGCAGCAGAGGGATCTCAGATCCCCTCCTGCTGGGACGCTCAGAGGGGCTGCCCACTGAACCTCTTAAGGCCAGATCCTTGCTCCCTACGGTGCAGACCCTGCTCTACCGCCTGCTGAAGCCTTGTGGGCTCCAGGCTCGGTCCCACCGTAGCAGCTCACCGGCCCTGTGCACCCACCCCGTCGGCTCTGGGTACCTGCGCTGACAACCTCcgcccttcccttcccttgcctGGGGGAGGTGTGGGGCTAGCAGGTTGATGCTGAAGATGCCCCCACTCTGGGGGCAATGGGCATGGTACCTGCACGCTGG from Neovison vison isolate M4711 chromosome 3, ASM_NN_V1, whole genome shotgun sequence encodes the following:
- the PITPNM2 gene encoding membrane-associated phosphatidylinositol transfer protein 2 isoform X1 codes for the protein MIIKEYRIPLPMTVEEYRIAQLYMIQKKSRNETYGEGSGVEILENRPYTDGPGGSGQYTHKVYHVGMHIPSWFRSILPKAALRVVEESWNAYPYTRTRFTCPFVEKFSIDIETFYKTDAGENPNVFSLSAVEKNQLTIDFIDIVKDPVPPNEYKTEEDPKLFHSIKTQRGPLSDNWIEEYKQQVFPIMCAYKLCKVEFRYWGMQSKIERFIHDTGLRKVMVRAHRQAWCWQDEWYGLNMENIRELEKEAQLMLSRKMAQFSEDGEEATELAEDEAGQAQLPADAPQPSSGSGGEPLAGRGLKKQWSTSSKSSRSSKRGASPSRHSISEWRMQSIARDSDESSDDEYFDAHEDLSDSEEIFPKDITKWNSNDLMDEIESPEPEDSQDGLYRQSAPEFRVASSVEQLNIIEDEVSPPLAAPASKIHVLLLVLHGGTILDTGAGDPSSKQGDANTIATVFDTVMRVHYPSALGRLAIRLVPCPPICSDAFALVSNLSPYSHDEGCLSSSQDHIPLAALPLLATSSPQYQEAITAVIQRANLAYGDFIKSQEGMTFNGQVCLIGDCVGGILAFDALCQGNQPVSESQSSSRRGSVASVQDTDLLSPGTLVNAAQGGSGSLESSRHLSRSNVDLPRSNGVEDPKRQLPRKRSDSSTYELDTIQQHQAFLSSLHASVLRNEPSSRRSSSSTMLDGTGAVGKFDFEIADLFLFGCPLGLVLALRKTVIPALDVFQLRPACQQVYNLFHPADPSASRLEPLLERRFHALPPFSIPRYQRYPLGDGCSTLLVETVQRNPELVLEGGPLAPLPPGDGFLETSIPVPALTWQDGPRPSPGCAESDALQTHNTVFQEHAAPSSPGAAPAPRGFRRASEISIASQVSGMAESYTASSIAQKAPVSLSHTPSVRRLSQLALPHPPPTTPGPPLQAGQASPSLERAPCLPDLDTREVAAKWWGQKRIDYALYCPDALTAFPTVALPHLFHASYWESTDVVSFLLRQVMRHDNSSILELDGKEVSVFTPSKPREKWQRKRTHVKLRNVTANHRINDAVANEDGPQVLTGRFMYGPLDMVTLTGEKVDVHIMTQPPSGEWLYLDTLVTNSSGRVSYTIPESHRLGVGVYPIKMVVRGDHTFADSYITVLPKGTEFVVFSIDGSFAASVSIMGSDPKVRAGAVDVVRHWQDLGYLIIYVTGRPDMQKQRVVAWLAQHNFPHGVVSFCDGLVHDPLRHKANFLKLLISELHLRVHAAYGSTKDVAVYSSISLSPMQIYIVGRPTKKLQQQCQFITDGYAAHLAQLKYNHRARPARNAATRMALRKGSFGLPGQGDFLRSRNHLLRTISAQPSGPGHRHDRTQSQADGEQRGQRSMSVAAGCWGRTMAGRPEPGAAAGPK
- the PITPNM2 gene encoding membrane-associated phosphatidylinositol transfer protein 2 isoform X2 gives rise to the protein MIIKEYRIPLPMTVEEYRIAQLYMIQKKSRNETYGEGSGVEILENRPYTDGPGGSGQYTHKVYHVGMHIPSWFRSILPKAALRVVEESWNAYPYTRTRFTCPFVEKFSIDIETFYKTDAGENPNVFSLSAVEKNQLTIDFIDIVKDPVPPNEYKTEEDPKLFHSIKTQRGPLSDNWIEEYKQQVFPIMCAYKLCKVEFRYWGMQSKIERFIHDTGLRKVMVRAHRQAWCWQDEWYGLNMENIRELEKEAQLMLSRKMAQFSEDGEEATELAEDEAGQAQLPADAPQPSSGSGGEPLAGRGLKKQWSTSSKSSRSSKRGASPSRHSISEWRMQSIARDSDESSDDEYFDAHEDLSDSEEIFPKDITKWNSNDLMDEIESPEPEDSQDGLYRQSAPEFRVASSVEQLNIIEDEVSPPLAAPASKIHVLLLVLHGGTILDTGAGDPSSKQGDANTIATVFDTVMRVHYPSALGRLAIRLVPCPPICSDAFALVSNLSPYSHDEGCLSSSQDHIPLAALPLLATSSPQYQEAITAVIQRANLAYGDFIKSQEGMTFNGQVCLIGDCVGGILAFDALCQGNQPVSESQSSSRRGSVASVQGGSGSLESSRHLSRSNVDLPRSNGVEDPKRQLPRKRSDSSTYELDTIQQHQAFLSSLHASVLRNEPSSRRSSSSTMLDGTGAVGKFDFEIADLFLFGCPLGLVLALRKTVIPALDVFQLRPACQQVYNLFHPADPSASRLEPLLERRFHALPPFSIPRYQRYPLGDGCSTLLVETVQRNPELVLEGGPLAPLPPGDGFLETSIPVPALTWQDGPRPSPGCAESDALQTHNTVFQEHAAPSSPGAAPAPRGFRRASEISIASQVSGMAESYTASSIAQKAPVSLSHTPSVRRLSQLALPHPPPTTPGPPLQAGQASPSLERAPCLPDLDTREVAAKWWGQKRIDYALYCPDALTAFPTVALPHLFHASYWESTDVVSFLLRQVMRHDNSSILELDGKEVSVFTPSKPREKWQRKRTHVKLRNVTANHRINDAVANEDGPQVLTGRFMYGPLDMVTLTGEKVDVHIMTQPPSGEWLYLDTLVTNSSGRVSYTIPESHRLGVGVYPIKMVVRGDHTFADSYITVLPKGTEFVVFSIDGSFAASVSIMGSDPKVRAGAVDVVRHWQDLGYLIIYVTGRPDMQKQRVVAWLAQHNFPHGVVSFCDGLVHDPLRHKANFLKLLISELHLRVHAAYGSTKDVAVYSSISLSPMQIYIVGRPTKKLQQQCQFITDGYAAHLAQLKYNHRARPARNAATRMALRKGSFGLPGQGDFLRSRNHLLRTISAQPSGPGHRHDRTQSQADGEQRGQRSMSVAAGCWGRTMAGRPEPGAAAGPK